One Fusobacterium sp. DD2 DNA segment encodes these proteins:
- the atpE gene encoding ATP synthase F0 subunit C, translating into MDQMLLAKAIVLAASAVGVGCAMIAGLGPGIGEGYAAGKAVEAVARQPEAKGNIISTMILGQAVAESTGIYALVIALILMYANPFIGLLG; encoded by the coding sequence ATGGATCAAATGTTATTAGCAAAGGCAATAGTTTTAGCAGCATCAGCAGTTGGTGTAGGATGTGCAATGATAGCTGGATTAGGACCAGGGATTGGAGAAGGTTATGCAGCAGGTAAAGCAGTTGAAGCTGTTGCTAGACAACCAGAAGCTAAAGGAAACATCATTTCTACAATGATATTAGGACAAGCAGTAGCAGAATCTACAGGTATTTACGCTCTAGTTATTGCATTAATTCTTATGTATGCAAATCCTTTCATTGGATTATTAGGATAA
- the atpF gene encoding F0F1 ATP synthase subunit B, with product MNGKVVSIDINMFWQIINFFILVFVFNKYFKKPLGRMLDSRKEKITGDLKQAEQTRNAAMQLQKQSEEILKKAKIEANEILKNAEKKADERREDILNEAKSQREKIIKSAEMEAIKMKADAKDMLQQEVKVLAVELAEKLIHEKINSKIESTLIDEFVQEVGEDK from the coding sequence GTGAATGGAAAAGTAGTATCAATTGATATTAACATGTTCTGGCAGATAATAAACTTTTTTATACTTGTATTTGTATTCAACAAGTATTTCAAAAAACCTTTAGGAAGAATGTTAGACAGTAGAAAAGAAAAGATAACAGGCGATTTAAAACAGGCTGAACAAACAAGAAATGCAGCTATGCAACTTCAAAAGCAATCTGAAGAAATCTTAAAGAAAGCTAAAATAGAAGCTAATGAGATTTTGAAAAATGCTGAAAAGAAAGCTGACGAAAGAAGAGAGGATATTCTTAATGAGGCTAAATCTCAAAGAGAAAAAATCATCAAATCAGCTGAAATGGAAGCAATAAAAATGAAAGCAGATGCTAAAGATATGCTTCAACAAGAAGTTAAGGTTCTTGCTGTTGAATTAGCTGAAAAACTTATACATGAAAAAATTAATTCCAAAATAGAATCTACCTTAATAGATGAATTTGTTCAAGAGGTAGGGGAAGACAAATGA
- the atpH gene encoding ATP synthase F1 subunit delta, giving the protein MIANQVGNRYAEAIYEIAESTGKIKEVYEVLNNLMELYKKDTDFRTFITHPLIDIDEKKKFLKDMYQSADEQVLDIVFYIMDKKRMRYIRSIVAEYLKIYYFNHQIVDVEATFAVEPTKAQQDKLIANLEKKTGKKVKLAIKIDKSIIGGGILRMGDTVMDGSIRKELEALKRN; this is encoded by the coding sequence ATGATAGCGAATCAAGTAGGTAACAGATATGCCGAAGCTATTTATGAAATCGCCGAATCTACTGGAAAAATAAAAGAGGTTTATGAAGTTTTAAACAATCTTATGGAACTTTATAAAAAAGATACAGATTTTAGAACTTTTATAACTCATCCGTTAATCGATATTGATGAGAAAAAGAAATTTTTAAAAGATATGTATCAAAGTGCTGATGAGCAGGTTTTAGATATTGTATTCTATATAATGGATAAAAAGAGAATGAGATATATTAGAAGCATTGTAGCTGAGTATTTAAAAATATATTATTTCAACCATCAGATAGTTGACGTAGAAGCTACATTTGCAGTGGAACCTACAAAAGCTCAACAGGATAAATTAATAGCAAACTTAGAGAAGAAAACTGGTAAAAAAGTTAAACTGGCTATAAAGATAGACAAGAGTATCATAGGTGGAGGTATCCTGAGAATGGGAGATACCGTTATGGATGGATCTATCCGTAAAGAGCTTGAAGCTTTGAAAAGAAATTAA
- the atpA gene encoding F0F1 ATP synthase subunit alpha: MNIRPEEISSIIKNEIENYRKSLDIKTSGSVLEVGDGIARIYGLSSAMSGELLEFPHGVMGMALNLEEDNVGAVILGDFSLIKEGDEVKATGRVVSVPAGESILGRVVNALGEPIDGKGDITPEKYMDIERKASGIISRKPVFEPLQTGIKSIDGMVPIGRGQRELIIGDRQTGKTALAVDAIINQKGTGVKCIYVAIGQKRSTVAQIYKKLEDAGAMEYTTIVAATASEAAPLQYMAPYSGVAMGEYFMDKGEHVLIIYDDLSKHAVAYREMSLLLKRPPGREAYPGDVFYLHSRLLERAAKLSDKLGGGSITALPIIETQAGDVSAYIPTNVISITDGQIFLDSQLFNSGFRPAINAGISVSRVGGSAQIKAMKQVAAKVKLELAQYNELLTFAQFGSDLDKATKAQLERGHRIMEVLKQAQYKPFPVEEQVVSFFTLVHGYLDSVELKDVRRFEAELLTELRNTTDILTEIKDKKALDKDLEKKLADAIEAFKKNFN, from the coding sequence TTGAACATTAGACCAGAAGAGATTAGCAGCATAATCAAAAATGAGATTGAGAACTATAGAAAAAGTCTTGATATAAAAACTTCAGGTTCAGTACTAGAGGTAGGAGACGGTATTGCAAGAATTTACGGATTATCTAGCGCAATGTCAGGAGAACTTCTAGAATTCCCTCACGGAGTAATGGGAATGGCACTAAACCTTGAAGAAGATAACGTCGGAGCCGTTATTCTTGGAGATTTCTCTTTAATAAAAGAGGGAGATGAAGTTAAAGCTACTGGAAGAGTTGTATCTGTTCCAGCAGGAGAGTCTATATTAGGAAGAGTAGTAAATGCTCTTGGAGAACCAATTGATGGAAAGGGTGATATAACACCTGAAAAATACATGGATATAGAAAGAAAGGCATCAGGAATTATTTCTAGAAAACCTGTATTTGAACCTTTACAAACAGGTATCAAGTCAATTGACGGAATGGTACCAATTGGAAGAGGACAAAGAGAACTTATAATTGGAGATAGACAAACAGGAAAAACAGCACTTGCAGTTGACGCTATAATCAACCAAAAAGGAACAGGAGTAAAATGTATCTATGTTGCCATTGGACAAAAAAGATCAACTGTAGCACAAATTTATAAAAAATTAGAGGATGCTGGAGCTATGGAGTACACTACTATCGTTGCTGCAACAGCATCAGAGGCTGCACCGTTACAATATATGGCACCTTATTCAGGAGTAGCTATGGGAGAGTACTTCATGGACAAGGGAGAGCATGTATTAATCATATATGACGACCTTTCAAAACATGCAGTAGCTTACAGAGAGATGTCTCTATTACTTAAGAGACCACCTGGAAGAGAAGCTTACCCAGGAGACGTATTCTACTTACACTCAAGATTACTTGAAAGAGCAGCAAAATTATCTGATAAATTAGGTGGAGGGTCAATAACAGCTCTTCCAATAATTGAAACACAAGCAGGAGACGTATCAGCATACATTCCTACAAACGTTATTTCAATTACTGACGGACAAATATTCCTTGACTCACAACTATTTAACTCTGGATTCAGACCAGCTATCAATGCAGGTATTTCAGTATCGAGAGTTGGGGGATCAGCTCAAATTAAAGCTATGAAACAGGTTGCTGCAAAAGTTAAATTGGAACTTGCTCAATACAATGAACTTTTAACATTTGCTCAATTTGGATCAGACCTTGATAAAGCTACAAAAGCTCAATTGGAAAGAGGACACAGAATTATGGAAGTATTGAAACAAGCTCAATACAAACCATTCCCTGTTGAAGAACAAGTTGTTTCTTTCTTTACTCTTGTTCATGGATACCTTGATTCAGTTGAATTAAAAGATGTAAGAAGATTTGAAGCTGAATTATTAACAGAACTTAGAAATACAACTGATATTCTAACTGAAATTAAAGATAAAAAAGCTTTAGATAAAGATTTGGAGAAAAAATTGGCAGATGCTATAGAAGCATTTAAAAAGAATTTTAACTAG
- the atpG gene encoding ATP synthase F1 subunit gamma yields MAGAKEIKTRIKSIQSTHQITKAMEIVSTTKFRKFSALVIKSRPFADTINNILSNIAAGIKAEKHPLFDGREEVKKIGVIVMTSDTGLCGSFNHATLKELEKIRKRNSGKEVSVIAIGRKGRDYCKKRDYDLKATYIQLIPEVMGQKAEEISENIVEYYYDNIFDEVYVIYNKFVSALRSDLVVKRLIPIERVEAKDNTPYIFEPDAETILSALLPKYLNVEIYQALLNNAASEHSARKNSMKNATDNAEDMLKMLNLKYNRERQAAITQEITEIVGGAAALN; encoded by the coding sequence ATGGCTGGAGCTAAAGAGATAAAAACAAGAATAAAGAGTATTCAGTCTACTCACCAAATTACTAAAGCCATGGAGATCGTTTCCACTACAAAATTTAGAAAGTTTTCTGCACTTGTAATAAAATCAAGACCATTTGCAGATACTATTAATAATATACTTTCTAATATTGCAGCTGGTATCAAAGCTGAAAAGCACCCACTTTTTGACGGAAGAGAGGAAGTTAAAAAGATAGGTGTTATAGTTATGACATCTGATACAGGACTTTGCGGAAGCTTTAACCACGCAACTTTAAAAGAACTTGAAAAAATCAGAAAACGTAACAGTGGAAAAGAGGTTTCAGTAATAGCTATAGGAAGAAAAGGAAGAGATTACTGTAAGAAGAGAGATTACGATTTAAAAGCTACATATATTCAACTTATTCCTGAAGTAATGGGACAAAAAGCTGAAGAGATAAGTGAAAATATTGTAGAGTATTACTATGACAACATCTTTGATGAGGTTTATGTAATCTATAATAAATTCGTATCTGCTTTGAGAAGTGATCTTGTAGTTAAAAGACTTATTCCAATAGAAAGAGTAGAAGCTAAAGACAATACTCCATATATTTTTGAACCAGATGCAGAGACCATATTATCTGCACTTCTTCCGAAATATTTAAATGTTGAGATATATCAGGCATTGCTTAACAACGCAGCAAGTGAACATTCTGCAAGAAAGAATTCTATGAAGAATGCAACTGACAATGCTGAAGATATGTTGAAAATGCTGAACTTGAAGTACAATAGAGAAAGACAAGCTGCAATTACCCAAGAGATTACAGAGATCGTTGGAGGAGCAGCAGCACTAAATTAA
- the atpD gene encoding F0F1 ATP synthase subunit beta, with protein sequence MENKGTITQIISAVVDVAFKDELPNIYNALKVKVKDKELVLEVQQHLGNNVIRAVAMDSTDGLQRGMEVIDTGAPIKVPVGKAVLGRILNVLGQPVDDGGPIETDEYLPIHRSAPSFEEQETETEIFETGIKVIDLLAPYIKGGKIGLFGGAGVGKTVLIMELINNIAKGHGGLSVFAGVGERTREGRDLYDEMTESGVLSKTSLVYGQMNEPPGARLRVGLTGLTVAENFRDKEGQDVLLFIDNIFRFTQAGSEVSALLGRMPSAVGYQPNLATEMGALQERITSTKSGSITSVQAVYVPADDLTDPAPATTFSHLDATTVLSRQIASLGIYPAVDPLDSTSKALSADIVGNEHYNVAREVQEVLQRYKELQDIIAILGMDELSDEDKLTVSRARKIQRFFSQPFAVAEQFTGMEGKYVPVKETIRGFKEILEGKHDDIPEQAFLYVGTIEEAVAKARDLMKGDE encoded by the coding sequence GTGGAAAACAAAGGAACTATAACTCAAATTATCAGTGCCGTTGTAGACGTTGCTTTTAAAGATGAATTGCCTAATATATACAATGCCTTAAAAGTTAAGGTTAAAGATAAAGAACTTGTGCTAGAAGTACAACAGCACTTAGGTAATAATGTAATAAGAGCAGTAGCAATGGACTCTACTGACGGTCTGCAAAGAGGTATGGAAGTAATAGATACTGGAGCTCCTATAAAAGTTCCAGTAGGAAAAGCAGTATTAGGAAGAATATTAAACGTATTAGGACAACCAGTTGATGATGGTGGACCTATTGAAACTGATGAATATCTACCTATACATAGATCTGCTCCTAGCTTTGAAGAGCAGGAAACTGAAACTGAAATTTTCGAAACAGGAATAAAAGTAATTGACCTATTAGCACCATATATTAAAGGTGGTAAAATTGGACTATTCGGAGGAGCTGGAGTAGGAAAGACAGTTCTTATCATGGAACTTATTAACAACATTGCTAAAGGACATGGAGGACTTTCAGTATTCGCAGGAGTTGGAGAAAGAACAAGAGAAGGTAGAGACCTTTATGATGAAATGACAGAATCAGGAGTTCTATCTAAAACTTCACTAGTGTACGGACAAATGAATGAGCCACCTGGAGCAAGACTAAGAGTAGGACTTACAGGGCTTACTGTAGCAGAAAACTTCAGAGATAAAGAAGGACAAGATGTTCTACTATTTATAGATAATATATTCAGATTTACACAAGCTGGATCTGAAGTATCAGCTCTACTTGGAAGAATGCCATCAGCAGTTGGATACCAACCAAACCTTGCAACAGAAATGGGAGCACTTCAAGAAAGAATTACATCTACAAAATCTGGATCAATTACATCAGTTCAAGCTGTATATGTACCAGCAGACGACTTAACTGACCCAGCACCAGCAACTACATTCTCACACTTGGATGCTACTACAGTTCTATCAAGACAGATTGCATCACTTGGAATCTATCCAGCAGTTGACCCACTTGACTCTACATCAAAAGCTCTTTCAGCTGATATAGTTGGAAATGAGCACTACAATGTAGCAAGAGAAGTACAGGAAGTACTACAAAGATATAAAGAACTTCAAGATATCATTGCTATCCTAGGTATGGATGAGTTATCTGATGAAGATAAACTTACTGTATCAAGAGCAAGAAAAATCCAAAGATTCTTCTCACAACCATTTGCTGTTGCTGAGCAATTTACAGGAATGGAAGGAAAATATGTTCCAGTAAAAGAAACTATCAGAGGATTTAAAGAGATACTTGAAGGTAAACATGACGATATCCCTGAACAAGCTTTCCTATATGTAGGAACAATAGAGGAGGCAGTAGCAAAGGCGAGAGACCTTATGAAAGGGGATGAGTAG
- the atpC gene encoding ATP synthase F1 subunit epsilon, giving the protein MSTFKVKVVTYEQKVLAQEADFVLVRTTEGDMGILPNHAPFIAELSTGEMKIRLGNDEEKYFVSEGLLEISNNVVSIIATEAIPADMLDIERERREVERLKAKLAKLQEDKDILLTQKNLREALMKVHVAEKMM; this is encoded by the coding sequence ATGTCTACATTTAAAGTCAAAGTTGTAACATATGAGCAGAAAGTTTTAGCGCAGGAAGCTGACTTTGTACTTGTGAGAACTACTGAAGGAGATATGGGAATACTTCCAAATCACGCTCCTTTTATAGCAGAACTTAGTACAGGAGAGATGAAGATAAGACTTGGTAATGATGAAGAGAAATACTTCGTTTCAGAAGGATTATTGGAAATCTCAAATAATGTTGTAAGTATAATTGCAACAGAAGCTATCCCTGCAGATATGCTTGATATTGAAAGAGAAAGAAGAGAAGTTGAAAGACTTAAAGCTAAACTTGCAAAGCTTCAGGAAGACAAGGATATTTTGTTAACTCAAAAGAACCTGAGAGAAGCTTTGATGAAAGTTCATGTTGCAGAAAAAATGATGTAA
- a CDS encoding PLP-dependent aminotransferase family protein has translation MKDFRKFKGDTLYLKLYNCIKKKIESEKIKGKLPPVRKTAENLNISINTVIKTYELLEKNSYITAKKGSGFFITYNKNQDFYPEDHMKNEDFKYSYFNNQCEINFSSASPKTDLFPIEMLKSAICDILDRYGEKALLYENPQGNIEFRNTIKKEANKFGIKTSVKNIQIISGAQQGINIISKILVQPGDIIVSEEPTYKGAIQTFKENGGKIKTIPLENDGINIDALEQFLKFNKIRLLYIIPIFQNPTGISLSSEKAKKLVTLAEKYDFYIVEDDSSSDLYFDKPVKSIKNYDCYNRVIYIKSYSKIFMPGFRLGFMILPTEITEPVIRAKYISDISTSGLNQRIFHHFMKNKIWGSFTENLREEFRKKQDYLYEKLKNNKLLSFEKPQGGLSFWIKLPDEITGEAVYFKLLKKGVSIIPGVVFSPKFVSYIRLSFAQCSYEDIDKGIVKLEEVLDELVNLNLE, from the coding sequence ATGAAAGATTTTAGAAAATTTAAAGGAGATACTCTATATTTAAAACTTTACAACTGTATTAAGAAAAAAATTGAAAGTGAAAAGATAAAAGGAAAGCTTCCTCCAGTAAGGAAAACTGCTGAAAACCTTAATATCAGCATAAACACTGTAATAAAAACATATGAACTTCTGGAAAAAAACAGCTATATAACAGCTAAAAAAGGGAGTGGTTTTTTTATTACATATAATAAAAATCAGGATTTCTATCCTGAAGACCATATGAAAAATGAAGATTTTAAATATAGTTATTTTAACAACCAGTGTGAAATAAACTTCTCTTCAGCTTCTCCCAAAACAGATCTTTTCCCAATTGAAATGTTAAAATCAGCTATCTGTGATATTTTAGATAGGTATGGGGAAAAAGCTCTACTATATGAAAATCCTCAGGGGAATATTGAATTTCGTAATACAATAAAAAAAGAGGCAAATAAGTTTGGAATTAAAACCTCTGTAAAAAATATACAGATAATCTCAGGTGCCCAACAGGGAATTAATATCATAAGTAAAATCCTTGTACAACCTGGAGATATTATAGTTAGTGAAGAGCCAACATATAAAGGTGCTATCCAGACTTTCAAAGAAAATGGTGGAAAGATAAAAACAATTCCACTGGAAAATGATGGTATAAATATAGATGCTCTTGAGCAGTTTTTAAAGTTCAATAAAATCAGGCTTCTATATATTATCCCTATATTTCAAAATCCAACTGGAATATCCCTTAGCAGTGAAAAGGCAAAAAAATTAGTAACCCTTGCTGAAAAATATGATTTTTATATAGTTGAAGATGACAGCAGTTCAGATCTATATTTTGATAAACCTGTAAAATCCATTAAAAATTATGACTGCTATAACAGAGTTATCTATATAAAGAGCTATTCTAAAATCTTTATGCCTGGATTTAGACTTGGATTTATGATTCTTCCAACTGAGATTACAGAACCGGTTATACGGGCTAAATATATCTCAGATATATCTACCTCAGGACTTAATCAACGTATATTCCATCATTTTATGAAGAATAAAATCTGGGGGAGTTTTACTGAAAATTTAAGAGAGGAATTTAGAAAGAAACAGGATTATCTCTATGAAAAGTTAAAAAATAATAAGCTTTTATCTTTTGAAAAGCCTCAAGGTGGCCTCTCTTTCTGGATTAAACTTCCTGATGAGATAACTGGTGAAGCCGTATATTTTAAGCTCTTAAAAAAAGGAGTAAGTATCATTCCAGGAGTTGTCTTTTCTCCTAAATTCGTATCATATATAAGGCTTAGTTTTGCACAATGCTCCTATGAGGATATAGATAAAGGGATAGTAAAATTAGAAGAGGTATTAGATGAGCTTGTAAATCTGAATTTAGAGTAA